One genomic region from Arthrobacter pigmenti encodes:
- a CDS encoding quinone oxidoreductase family protein, whose protein sequence is MPIAIVARSAGGPDVLEPAEVDKPSPAGSQLLVKVAAVGVNFIETYQRSGVYPVDYPFVPGAEAAGEVVEIGPDVRDFSTGDRVAFAEGSATYAEFTLIDEAKALPVPNGVDLETAAALPLQGMTAHYLINSTFHVQAGQTVLTHAGAGGTGLLLTQLLKSKGARVITTVSTDEKENLAREAGADVVLRYEDFPGRVRDLTDGEGVHAVFDGVGRDTFDGSLESLRVRGTLVLFGAASGPVPDFNLQRLNGAGSLYVTRPSLGFYLRTADERRWRSGDIFSAVADGNLLARIGQRYPLEDAARAHQDLQARNTTGKVLLIP, encoded by the coding sequence ATGCCCATAGCCATTGTTGCCCGAAGCGCTGGAGGACCGGATGTCCTGGAGCCTGCCGAAGTGGACAAGCCAAGCCCTGCCGGTTCGCAGCTTCTGGTCAAAGTCGCGGCGGTCGGCGTGAATTTCATCGAGACCTACCAGAGGTCCGGGGTTTATCCCGTCGACTATCCGTTCGTGCCGGGAGCTGAGGCCGCCGGCGAGGTAGTGGAGATTGGACCTGATGTCCGGGACTTCTCCACAGGAGACCGCGTTGCCTTCGCCGAGGGCTCGGCCACCTACGCCGAGTTCACGCTCATCGACGAGGCGAAAGCCCTGCCGGTACCGAATGGCGTGGACCTTGAAACCGCGGCGGCCCTCCCTCTCCAGGGCATGACGGCCCATTACCTCATCAATTCCACCTTCCACGTCCAGGCCGGCCAGACTGTGCTCACGCATGCCGGCGCGGGCGGTACCGGGCTGCTTCTCACCCAACTCCTCAAGTCCAAGGGAGCACGGGTCATCACCACCGTCTCCACCGATGAGAAGGAAAACCTTGCGCGCGAAGCGGGCGCCGACGTTGTACTCAGGTACGAGGATTTCCCCGGCCGGGTACGTGACCTGACGGACGGTGAAGGCGTGCATGCTGTGTTCGACGGCGTCGGCAGGGACACTTTCGACGGCTCGCTGGAATCGCTGCGCGTACGCGGAACGCTTGTCCTCTTCGGTGCCGCCTCTGGCCCCGTACCGGACTTCAACCTGCAGCGGCTCAACGGCGCCGGCTCGCTGTACGTGACGCGCCCCAGCCTTGGCTTCTACCTTCGCACCGCCGATGAGCGGCGTTGGCGCTCAGGCGACATCTTCTCCGCCGTGGCGGACGGGAACCTGTTGGCACGCATCGGACAGCGCTATCCGCTCGAGGATGCGGCCCGGGCCCACCAGGACCTGCAGGCACGCAACACCACGGGGAAGGTTCTCCTGATCCCCTGA
- the pcp gene encoding pyroglutamyl-peptidase I, which translates to MILITGFEPFGGETVNPSWEAAEHAASRLMAQDVPAVAVQLPCVFGQSIAVLRDALRTHRPELVLCVGQAGGRAEISLERIAINVDDARIPDNAGNQPVDEPVRKDGPAAYFSALPIKRSLLALHGAGIPAAVSQTAGTYVCNHVFYGLMDSLADGMAGTERARGGFIHVPFSSEQAAVHGTAGLPIEEMASALAIIALVSAEDAVDIPLPAGAEH; encoded by the coding sequence ATGATTCTCATCACCGGTTTTGAGCCTTTCGGGGGCGAAACGGTAAATCCGTCATGGGAGGCCGCAGAGCATGCCGCAAGCAGGCTCATGGCGCAGGACGTCCCCGCTGTAGCGGTGCAGTTGCCCTGCGTATTCGGGCAGAGCATCGCGGTCCTGCGGGACGCTCTCCGTACTCACAGGCCGGAGCTCGTGTTGTGCGTCGGCCAGGCGGGTGGACGAGCGGAGATCTCCCTCGAGCGGATCGCCATCAATGTGGACGATGCGCGCATCCCGGATAACGCGGGTAACCAGCCGGTTGATGAGCCGGTGCGGAAGGACGGGCCCGCCGCGTACTTCAGTGCGCTGCCGATCAAGCGAAGCCTGCTGGCGCTGCACGGTGCCGGCATCCCGGCGGCCGTGTCACAGACCGCGGGGACCTATGTCTGCAACCATGTCTTCTATGGGCTGATGGACTCGCTTGCGGATGGGATGGCCGGGACTGAACGCGCCCGCGGAGGTTTCATCCATGTGCCGTTCTCGAGTGAGCAGGCTGCCGTCCACGGCACGGCAGGACTCCCGATTGAAGAGATGGCGTCAGCGCTTGCCATTATTGCGCTGGTCAGCGCCGAGGACGCAGTAGACATTCCGCTGCCCGCAGGTGCCGAACATTAA
- a CDS encoding Rv2578c family radical SAM protein has protein sequence MRWDTQKTTTAAPGGADALLPLSGLVRSVRTPEFAGITFHEVLAKSALNRVPKNSGMPFGWTVNPYRGCSHACVYCFARKTHSYLNLDTGLDFDSQLVVKTNVGEVLRREVTKPSWSREHVAMGTNTDPYQRAEGRYRLMPGIIRTLTDSGTPFSILTKGTLLGRDLPLLKEAAASVSVGMGISLAVIDPVLAHAVEPGTPTPRARLDLISRLRDAGLPCGIMAMPILPWLTDSDESLDELFRALASAGATGVSAGALHLRPGAREWYMEWLATRHPTLVGRYRRLYRGGSYASAEYRGWLADRVRMHRRRHGLGAGARFFREEPGTTSTPASGGAPVQAEQVEPTLF, from the coding sequence ATGCGTTGGGACACCCAGAAAACGACGACGGCGGCGCCCGGAGGCGCGGACGCACTCTTGCCGCTCTCCGGTCTGGTGCGATCAGTGCGTACTCCCGAGTTCGCGGGCATCACCTTCCATGAGGTGCTGGCGAAGTCCGCGCTCAACCGGGTGCCGAAGAACTCGGGCATGCCCTTCGGATGGACTGTGAATCCGTACCGCGGCTGCTCACACGCCTGTGTGTACTGCTTTGCCCGGAAGACCCACAGCTACCTCAACCTCGACACGGGGCTGGACTTCGATTCCCAACTCGTGGTGAAGACGAACGTCGGCGAGGTACTCCGGCGCGAAGTGACCAAACCTTCCTGGAGCAGAGAGCACGTTGCGATGGGAACCAACACGGATCCGTACCAGCGTGCTGAGGGACGCTACCGCCTGATGCCCGGCATCATCAGGACGCTCACCGACAGCGGCACCCCATTTTCGATCCTCACCAAGGGCACCCTGCTGGGTAGGGACCTTCCCCTGCTCAAGGAGGCAGCGGCGAGCGTGAGCGTCGGTATGGGAATCTCCCTCGCGGTGATTGATCCCGTGCTCGCGCATGCGGTAGAGCCCGGCACCCCTACGCCGCGGGCACGCCTGGACCTGATCAGTCGGTTACGGGACGCCGGGCTTCCCTGCGGGATCATGGCCATGCCCATCCTGCCCTGGCTGACCGACAGCGATGAGTCACTGGACGAGTTGTTCCGAGCACTCGCATCCGCCGGAGCCACTGGTGTGAGCGCTGGAGCGTTGCACCTGCGCCCGGGAGCACGGGAGTGGTACATGGAGTGGCTCGCCACAAGGCACCCCACCCTGGTTGGCCGCTATCGCAGACTGTACCGCGGGGGAAGCTACGCTTCAGCCGAGTACCGCGGGTGGCTCGCCGACCGCGTGCGAATGCACCGCCGTCGTCATGGTCTTGGTGCCGGAGCACGCTTCTTCCGGGAAGAACCCGGCACTACGTCAACGCCCGCTTCCGGCGGCGCGCCCGTACAGGCCGAGCAAGTGGAGCCGACACTCTTTTAA
- a CDS encoding DUF4157 domain-containing protein → MKGSDLARAALNWLNGSTLLGLVAARLGHCELQSGTHGLIFAHRYSLSLPHASAFTLGNVVLFRAGPGTVAKRPALVAHEARHSTQYALCLGLPFLPLYFLAAGISVLLTGDPASRNPFERGAGLSDGGYVERPVRPALRRKRTMAQP, encoded by the coding sequence ATGAAGGGCAGCGATCTTGCGCGTGCGGCGCTCAACTGGCTCAACGGGTCGACCCTCCTGGGCCTGGTTGCGGCGCGGCTGGGCCACTGCGAACTGCAGTCCGGTACCCACGGCTTGATCTTTGCCCACCGCTATTCGCTGTCGCTTCCCCATGCTTCCGCGTTCACGCTCGGTAACGTTGTGCTGTTTCGGGCCGGACCGGGAACCGTTGCGAAGCGGCCGGCGCTGGTTGCCCATGAGGCCCGGCACAGTACCCAGTACGCGCTGTGCCTGGGCTTGCCGTTCCTTCCGCTCTACTTCCTGGCGGCGGGCATTTCGGTTCTGCTGACCGGTGATCCTGCATCGCGGAACCCTTTTGAGCGCGGCGCCGGGCTCAGCGACGGGGGATATGTGGAGCGGCCCGTCAGGCCGGCGTTGCGGCGCAAACGCACTATGGCGCAGCCTTAA
- the argC gene encoding N-acetyl-gamma-glutamyl-phosphate reductase codes for MSISVAVSGASGYAGGEVLRLLGNHPGVTIGAITAHSSAGSRLGEVQPHLHSLSDHILEETSAENLAGHDVVFLALPHGASADIAAQLPEKTLVIDAGADHRLEDPAAWERFYGPGHAGTWPYGLPELPGRREALRGARRVAVPGCYPTSALLALTPGFTAGLLEPHDVVIVSASGASGAGKSLKPHLLGSEMIGGMSPYGVGGGHRHTPEIEQGLGWAAGNPVTVSFTPTLAPMSRGILTTATARAVPGTSASQLREAWEHAYDDEPFVTLLPEGQWPATKSVVGSNMVLLQLAFDEHAGRVIVSCAIDNLTKGTAGGAVQSMNIALGLDETAGLTGAGVAP; via the coding sequence ATGAGTATTTCGGTAGCGGTTTCCGGGGCCAGCGGATACGCGGGCGGAGAAGTATTGCGCCTGCTCGGGAATCACCCGGGTGTCACCATCGGAGCGATCACCGCCCACAGCAGTGCAGGCAGCAGGCTCGGCGAGGTCCAGCCGCACTTGCATTCGCTCAGCGACCACATTCTGGAGGAGACCAGCGCGGAAAACCTCGCAGGGCACGACGTCGTCTTCCTCGCCTTGCCGCATGGCGCGAGCGCGGACATCGCCGCGCAACTGCCCGAAAAGACGCTGGTGATCGACGCCGGGGCCGACCACCGGCTCGAAGACCCGGCCGCGTGGGAACGGTTCTACGGACCGGGCCACGCAGGCACCTGGCCCTACGGGCTCCCTGAACTGCCCGGCCGGCGCGAGGCCCTCCGTGGTGCCCGCCGCGTTGCTGTGCCGGGCTGCTACCCGACGAGCGCGCTGCTTGCGCTCACTCCCGGTTTCACGGCTGGTCTGCTGGAGCCGCACGACGTCGTCATCGTCTCTGCCTCGGGCGCGTCCGGCGCCGGCAAGTCACTCAAACCCCACCTCCTCGGTTCGGAGATGATCGGTGGGATGAGCCCCTACGGCGTAGGCGGCGGCCACCGGCACACGCCGGAGATCGAGCAGGGCCTGGGCTGGGCAGCCGGCAACCCGGTCACTGTGTCCTTCACACCGACCCTGGCCCCGATGTCGCGAGGCATCCTCACCACCGCCACTGCCCGGGCGGTTCCGGGAACGTCTGCGTCGCAGTTGCGTGAGGCCTGGGAACACGCTTACGACGACGAACCTTTCGTCACGCTGCTGCCCGAGGGCCAATGGCCGGCAACCAAGTCGGTGGTCGGATCCAACATGGTCCTGCTCCAGCTCGCGTTTGATGAGCACGCGGGCCGGGTGATCGTGAGCTGCGCGATCGATAACCTCACCAAGGGAACAGCCGGCGGCGCCGTGCAGTCCATGAACATTGCCCTCGGACTTGATGAGACCGCGGGCCTGACCGGGGCAGGAGTTGCACCGTGA
- the pheT gene encoding phenylalanine--tRNA ligase subunit beta: protein MRVPLSWLREYAQVPAEATAEDVLAELVKVGLEEEAVHRPTDTLSGPVVVGQVLSVEKEPQSNGKTINWCQVRVVPDGAEQTLTGEGIDPSGVQGIVCGAHNFVEGDKVVVTLPGSVLPGDFRIAARKTYGHVSAGMIASVRELGIGDDHEGILVLDTLGLDPEIGSDAMELLGLYDQAAEVNVTPDRSYCFSIRGIAREYAHATGGKFTDPAGAVVVDPAGGDGYPVRLEDQTPIYGRPGCDRFVARVVRGVDAARPTPQWMISRLRLAGIRSISLPVDISNYVMLELGQPTHCYDLAKLTGDIVVRRAEAGETIVTLDDRKRELYPEDLLITDASGAIGIAGVMGGAATEVSEATADVLVEAAHFDEVSIARARRRHKLPSEASKRFERGVDWHIADVAAQRVVDLLESLAGGTADKAVTDVGTAPEPVVIDLPATYASERIGIDFAPEQVVGALTDLGAEVEEYDGGWRVTAPSWRQDLAIKDDVAEEVARLVGYDQIPSRLPVAPPGRGLTRSQQQRRRVLGALADAGLTEVLSYPFVSQEANDSFGAAEGTGPSVKLANPLSAEFGFLRRSILPGLIEVAKRNSSRGFRDLALFEAGLVFLPLEKLGTADIPPLGALPDGETLDALYTGLPQQPLTIAAVFLGNDSPAAAGHSPRAWDWADALDTVRLMADVVGVDLVVEQGEHQAFHPGRTARVSLRNGDVLGYAGELHPKLLAAQDLPPRTVALEINVGLLFDAAPDVIVARHLSTFPATTQDVALVVDGLLPADEVLETLREGAGDLLEEVHLFDVYSGQGISDGKKSLAFALRFRATDRTLTADEASAARDQAVQLAAVRHGAVQR from the coding sequence GTGCGAGTACCACTGTCCTGGCTGCGCGAGTACGCGCAGGTACCGGCCGAAGCAACGGCCGAAGACGTATTGGCCGAACTGGTGAAGGTGGGCCTGGAGGAAGAGGCCGTCCACCGTCCCACCGACACCCTCTCGGGGCCGGTTGTGGTGGGCCAGGTGCTCTCCGTCGAGAAGGAGCCACAGAGCAACGGCAAGACCATCAACTGGTGCCAGGTGCGGGTAGTCCCCGACGGCGCCGAACAGACCCTGACCGGCGAGGGCATCGATCCCTCCGGCGTCCAGGGGATTGTCTGCGGCGCCCACAACTTCGTCGAGGGGGACAAGGTCGTCGTCACGCTTCCGGGCTCCGTTCTGCCGGGCGACTTCCGGATCGCCGCGCGGAAGACCTACGGCCACGTCTCTGCTGGCATGATCGCCTCGGTCCGTGAACTCGGCATCGGAGATGACCACGAGGGAATCCTGGTGCTGGACACCCTTGGGCTGGACCCGGAGATCGGTTCGGACGCCATGGAGCTGCTCGGGCTCTATGACCAGGCAGCCGAAGTCAACGTCACCCCGGACCGCAGCTACTGCTTCTCGATCCGCGGGATCGCACGAGAGTACGCCCACGCCACCGGCGGCAAATTCACTGACCCTGCCGGCGCCGTCGTTGTGGATCCCGCCGGCGGCGACGGATATCCGGTTCGACTCGAAGATCAGACGCCCATCTACGGCAGGCCCGGCTGCGACCGGTTTGTGGCGCGGGTGGTGCGCGGCGTCGACGCCGCGCGCCCGACTCCGCAGTGGATGATTTCCAGGCTCCGTCTCGCAGGGATCCGCTCCATCTCCCTGCCCGTGGACATCTCCAATTACGTGATGCTCGAGCTCGGGCAGCCCACCCACTGCTATGACCTCGCCAAGTTGACCGGTGACATCGTTGTGCGCCGGGCCGAAGCCGGTGAAACGATCGTTACCCTCGATGATCGCAAGCGCGAGCTGTATCCCGAAGACCTCCTGATAACCGACGCCTCGGGCGCCATCGGAATCGCCGGCGTCATGGGCGGTGCCGCAACCGAGGTATCCGAGGCCACAGCCGATGTGTTGGTGGAGGCCGCGCACTTCGACGAGGTGTCCATCGCCCGCGCCCGCCGGCGTCACAAATTGCCCTCGGAAGCCTCCAAGCGGTTCGAACGTGGAGTGGACTGGCACATCGCCGACGTCGCCGCGCAGCGGGTCGTGGATCTGCTCGAAAGTCTTGCCGGCGGAACCGCAGACAAGGCCGTCACTGACGTTGGGACCGCACCCGAACCCGTGGTGATCGACCTCCCGGCCACCTACGCCTCCGAGCGGATCGGGATCGACTTCGCCCCGGAGCAGGTAGTCGGCGCCCTCACGGACCTGGGTGCTGAAGTTGAAGAGTACGACGGCGGCTGGCGGGTCACCGCCCCAAGCTGGCGTCAGGACCTTGCCATCAAGGACGACGTCGCCGAAGAGGTTGCACGGCTGGTGGGTTACGACCAGATTCCCTCCCGGCTTCCCGTTGCACCGCCCGGACGCGGTCTTACCCGGTCGCAGCAGCAGCGACGCCGGGTTTTGGGGGCACTCGCTGACGCCGGACTTACCGAGGTGCTGTCCTATCCCTTCGTGTCCCAGGAGGCGAATGACTCCTTCGGGGCAGCTGAGGGAACCGGGCCGTCGGTGAAGCTGGCCAATCCGTTGAGCGCGGAGTTCGGTTTCCTGCGGCGTTCGATCCTGCCCGGACTGATCGAGGTGGCGAAGCGGAACTCTTCGCGTGGCTTCCGTGACCTCGCCCTGTTTGAAGCCGGGTTGGTGTTCCTGCCGCTGGAAAAGCTCGGTACCGCTGACATTCCGCCGCTCGGTGCGTTACCGGATGGCGAAACCCTCGATGCGCTCTACACGGGCCTGCCACAGCAGCCGCTGACCATCGCGGCCGTCTTCCTCGGCAACGATTCACCCGCCGCGGCGGGTCATTCGCCTCGGGCATGGGACTGGGCGGATGCGCTGGACACCGTCCGGCTCATGGCCGACGTCGTCGGCGTGGACCTCGTGGTGGAGCAGGGCGAGCACCAGGCGTTCCACCCTGGGCGTACCGCTCGCGTGAGCCTTCGCAACGGGGACGTACTCGGCTACGCGGGAGAGTTGCACCCCAAGCTCCTCGCGGCGCAGGACCTGCCGCCGCGGACGGTAGCGCTGGAAATCAACGTGGGCTTGCTGTTCGACGCAGCACCGGATGTCATCGTTGCCCGCCACCTGTCCACCTTCCCCGCGACCACGCAGGATGTCGCGCTAGTGGTGGACGGTCTGCTTCCCGCGGACGAAGTCCTTGAAACCCTCCGCGAAGGTGCAGGTGATTTGCTCGAAGAGGTGCACCTCTTCGATGTCTACTCCGGACAGGGGATCTCGGACGGCAAGAAATCGCTGGCCTTCGCGCTGCGATTCCGTGCGACCGACCGGACGCTCACCGCTGATGAAGCGAGTGCCGCCCGCGACCAGGCGGTCCAGCTCGCCGCTGTTCGCCACGGCGCCGTCCAGCGCTGA
- the argJ gene encoding bifunctional glutamate N-acetyltransferase/amino-acid acetyltransferase ArgJ, translating into MSVTEPQGFRAAGVAAGLKSTGARDVAVVVNDGPLHHAAAVFTSNRVAAAPVHWSRQVVADGRVDAVVLNSGGANACTGPQGFQNTHKTAEVTAETLGISATDVFVCSTGLIGEQLPMDKLLAGVGEAVQHLSDGGGPAAAAAIMTTDSVPKTASYPSSPDEPSEGYSIGGMAKGAGMLAPGLATMLVVLTTDALVDSETLDTALRAATRVTFDRTDSDGCMSTNDTVVVLASGASGVKADPAQFAEALTGVCSELAHQLIEDAEGASHTIAIRTINAATETDAETVGRAVARSNLFKAAIFGKDPNWGRVLAAVGTTDAAFEPDRLDVAMNGVQICRDGGIGEPRELVDLAPRLVTVEINLNAGSESATIWTNDLTHDYVHENSAYSS; encoded by the coding sequence GTGAGCGTCACCGAACCACAGGGTTTCCGTGCGGCAGGAGTAGCGGCGGGACTGAAGTCCACCGGGGCGCGCGATGTCGCCGTCGTCGTCAATGATGGCCCGCTGCATCACGCCGCAGCCGTTTTTACCTCCAACCGTGTGGCCGCGGCACCCGTTCACTGGTCCCGCCAGGTGGTAGCGGACGGCCGGGTTGACGCCGTGGTGCTGAACTCGGGCGGAGCGAATGCGTGCACCGGCCCACAGGGCTTCCAGAACACCCACAAGACTGCCGAAGTCACCGCCGAGACACTGGGGATATCGGCTACGGACGTCTTCGTGTGTTCCACCGGCCTGATCGGGGAGCAACTTCCCATGGATAAGCTGCTCGCCGGCGTGGGAGAAGCGGTACAGCACCTGTCCGACGGCGGGGGACCGGCCGCCGCGGCAGCCATCATGACCACGGACTCGGTGCCGAAGACAGCGTCCTACCCGTCTTCACCGGATGAGCCGAGTGAGGGCTATTCCATCGGCGGCATGGCCAAGGGGGCAGGGATGCTGGCACCCGGACTGGCGACCATGCTCGTGGTGCTCACGACCGACGCCCTGGTGGACTCCGAAACGCTCGACACCGCGCTGCGCGCCGCCACCCGGGTGACCTTCGACCGCACCGATTCCGACGGCTGCATGTCCACCAACGACACCGTTGTGGTCCTCGCCTCAGGCGCCAGCGGCGTGAAGGCGGATCCGGCGCAGTTCGCTGAAGCGCTCACGGGTGTCTGCTCCGAACTGGCCCACCAGCTGATCGAGGACGCCGAAGGCGCCAGCCACACCATCGCCATCCGCACGATCAACGCGGCAACTGAAACTGATGCCGAGACCGTTGGCCGCGCAGTCGCCCGTTCCAATCTCTTCAAGGCCGCAATCTTCGGCAAGGACCCGAACTGGGGACGCGTCCTGGCAGCCGTGGGTACAACAGACGCCGCCTTTGAACCCGACCGCCTCGACGTCGCGATGAACGGGGTCCAGATCTGCCGGGACGGCGGGATCGGGGAACCACGCGAGCTGGTTGACCTCGCCCCGCGGCTCGTCACGGTCGAAATCAACCTCAACGCCGGGTCAGAGTCGGCGACCATCTGGACCAATGACCTTACCCACGACTACGTGCACGAAAACTCGGCCTACTCGAGCTGA
- the pheS gene encoding phenylalanine--tRNA ligase subunit alpha — protein sequence MSEPTTPARPADTQATASVVAPDPLDAAAIGEAVDRALSDISAAQDLDALKSVRLAHTGDKSPLSLANRQIGALPKDQKALAGKNIGPARGRINQALAGRATELEAERDARILIEEAVDVTAAPRRRRAGARHPLSILQERVSDIFVGMGWEIAEGPEVESEWFNFDALNFKPDHPAREMQDTFFVEPPEAHLVMRTHTSPVQVRAMLERDVPIYVLCPGKVFRTDELDATHTPVFHQFEGLAIDKGLSMADLRGTLEHFARLMFGDDAGIRLRPNFFPFTEPSAELDIWHPGAKGGPQWIEWGGCGMVHPNVLRAAGIDPEVYSGFAFGMGIERTLMFRNEVGDMRDMIEGDVRFSEHFGMEI from the coding sequence ATGTCTGAACCCACCACGCCCGCCCGTCCAGCGGATACCCAGGCGACTGCTTCCGTCGTCGCGCCCGATCCACTGGACGCAGCGGCCATCGGCGAGGCAGTCGACCGCGCTCTGAGCGATATTTCGGCAGCGCAGGACCTCGACGCCCTCAAGTCAGTGCGGCTGGCGCACACGGGGGACAAATCCCCCTTGAGTCTCGCGAACCGTCAGATCGGCGCACTGCCGAAGGATCAGAAAGCGCTCGCCGGGAAGAACATCGGGCCCGCTCGCGGACGGATCAACCAGGCCCTCGCCGGCCGGGCAACGGAGCTTGAAGCCGAGCGGGATGCCCGCATCCTCATCGAGGAGGCGGTGGACGTTACGGCGGCTCCGCGCCGTCGTCGTGCAGGTGCCAGGCACCCGTTATCCATCCTTCAGGAGCGCGTTAGCGACATCTTTGTCGGTATGGGCTGGGAAATCGCCGAAGGCCCGGAGGTGGAGTCCGAGTGGTTCAACTTCGACGCACTGAATTTCAAGCCCGATCATCCGGCGAGGGAAATGCAGGACACGTTCTTCGTCGAACCGCCCGAAGCGCACCTCGTGATGCGTACCCACACCTCGCCCGTGCAGGTGCGGGCCATGCTTGAACGGGACGTGCCGATCTACGTGCTCTGCCCGGGCAAGGTTTTCCGGACCGATGAACTGGACGCCACGCACACCCCGGTTTTTCACCAGTTCGAGGGTCTCGCAATCGACAAGGGCCTGAGCATGGCCGATCTGCGCGGAACCCTGGAACACTTTGCCCGGCTCATGTTCGGCGACGACGCCGGCATCCGCCTTCGCCCCAACTTCTTCCCCTTCACTGAGCCTTCCGCCGAGCTCGATATCTGGCACCCGGGTGCCAAGGGCGGCCCCCAATGGATCGAGTGGGGCGGGTGCGGCATGGTCCACCCCAACGTGTTGCGCGCCGCGGGCATAGACCCTGAGGTCTACTCGGGTTTCGCCTTCGGCATGGGTATCGAGCGCACGCTCATGTTCCGCAATGAGGTCGGGGACATGCGCGACATGATTGAGGGCGACGTACGTTTCAGCGAGCACTTCGGGATGGAGATCTAA